Proteins encoded by one window of Chryseobacterium aquaeductus:
- a CDS encoding STM3941 family protein, whose protein sequence is MQNLPLILKPGKIKNTILLLISIGFVSMGISLLEKNLWIAVLNIVFFGFCLVIFLINMIPGSAYLKIDERGIEMKNLFRITFIPWQAVSGFKTKSIFINKMVTFTIDKKLLENSKMKGKTGAFPDTYGMSAKNLANLLNYYKAKFDDGLYYK, encoded by the coding sequence ATGCAGAATTTACCACTTATCTTAAAGCCCGGAAAAATTAAAAATACGATATTACTTCTCATAAGCATTGGCTTTGTGAGTATGGGAATTTCACTGCTCGAAAAAAATCTGTGGATTGCAGTTTTAAACATTGTTTTTTTCGGGTTCTGCTTGGTTATTTTCCTGATCAACATGATTCCGGGGTCAGCATATCTGAAAATTGATGAACGAGGAATTGAGATGAAAAATCTTTTCAGAATCACATTTATTCCTTGGCAGGCTGTGAGTGGCTTTAAAACAAAATCAATATTCATCAACAAAATGGTGACTTTTACGATTGATAAGAAACTTCTTGAGAATTCTAAAATGAAAGGTAAAACAGGTGCATTTCCTGATACTTACGGGATGTCTGCGAAAAATCTGGCAAATCTTCTGAATTATTATAAGGCTAAATTTGATGACGGTTTATACTACAAATAA
- a CDS encoding LLM class flavin-dependent oxidoreductase, protein MELGIGMFGDLAFDQATGKYKDAGIKIREILQQVKLMDEVGIDVFAMGEHHRADYAVSSPEMVLAAAASITKNIKLASGVTVLSSSEPVKVYEDFATLDLISNGRAEIYVGRGSFIESFPLYGYSLNDYEELFDEKLELLLKINSEENVSWSGKLRAPMQNQTVYPRATNNGKLPIWRAVGGTPQSVLSAAQLGMPLVVAIIGGMPIQFKSLIEFYKQEYIKAGHDESEMQLAIHSHTFVSEDQNVVDGYFNNYKSQMDRIGKSRGWAPYTKMQYEGGRAKEGALFIGNTEEVTDKINYMKEIFGITRFIGHMDVGAPENDVMMKSIELFGEKVAPKVK, encoded by the coding sequence ATGGAATTAGGAATAGGAATGTTTGGCGATCTAGCTTTCGACCAGGCCACCGGAAAATATAAAGATGCGGGAATAAAAATCCGTGAAATACTACAGCAGGTAAAATTAATGGATGAAGTGGGAATCGATGTTTTTGCAATGGGAGAACATCACCGTGCAGACTACGCAGTTTCGTCACCCGAAATGGTTTTGGCTGCAGCCGCAAGTATTACCAAAAATATAAAATTGGCAAGTGGCGTTACGGTTTTAAGTTCGTCTGAACCTGTAAAAGTTTACGAAGATTTTGCAACATTAGATTTAATCTCAAACGGAAGAGCCGAAATTTATGTTGGTCGTGGAAGTTTCATTGAATCTTTTCCTTTGTACGGATATTCTTTGAATGATTATGAAGAGTTATTTGACGAGAAATTAGAATTATTACTAAAAATCAACTCAGAAGAAAACGTATCCTGGTCGGGTAAACTCCGTGCTCCGATGCAAAACCAAACTGTTTATCCGAGAGCGACGAATAATGGAAAACTTCCGATTTGGAGAGCTGTTGGCGGAACTCCGCAATCGGTCTTGAGTGCCGCACAATTAGGAATGCCATTGGTCGTTGCAATCATTGGCGGAATGCCGATTCAGTTTAAAAGTTTAATTGAATTTTACAAGCAAGAATATATCAAAGCCGGGCATGACGAGTCTGAAATGCAGCTTGCCATTCATTCGCATACTTTTGTGAGCGAAGACCAAAATGTGGTAGATGGATATTTTAATAATTACAAATCTCAAATGGATCGAATCGGGAAATCCCGTGGCTGGGCTCCTTACACCAAAATGCAGTACGAAGGCGGAAGAGCAAAAGAAGGTGCATTATTTATAGGAAATACCGAAGAGGTTACCGATAAAATTAATTACATGAAAGAAATTTTTGGGATCACCAGATTTATTGGTCACATGGATGTGGGTGCTCCGGAAAATGATGTGATGATGAAGTCGATCGAACTGTTTGGTGAGAAAGTTGCTCCGAAAGTCAAATAA
- a CDS encoding S9 family peptidase, giving the protein MKLHKLSFLLVVLGGTVFAQTQKYTMAEAVNGMRSNLAVKNISQFSWSADSKSYIQAVKGGYLLTDLKTNKQDTLISLSQLNKNFTDRKLKGLPPLKFISNSNAYFAANDQMYWIEKSGNDWKVKRTAVLGGNPSNVKTLADNQTLVYTKGNNLFINKNGKEVAVTNDTNENILNGSSNVHRNEFGIDSGIFPSPNSENVAFYRMNQTMVADYPVVDWSVTPAVNTNIKYPMAGKTSHEVTLGVYNIKNESTTFLKIEGEKDQYLTAITWSPDSKFIFVGVLNRGQNHLKMNQYDASTGTLVKTLFEETNDKYVEPQHPLLFFPNSNTDFIWQSQRTGYNHLFHYSLEKGLIAQITKGDWLVTDILGFNEKKKEIYYVSTQENPTERHLYRINWATFKTQKLDNAEGMHAAILSSDGNHLYDSYSNSNTPRVANIINTTTLKSTNLLTSENPLKNYQRPEIKNINLKADDGTLLYGKIILPTNFDPNKKYPAIVYLYNGPHLQLVTNSFPASGNLWYEYMAQNGYIIFTMDGRGSSNRGMKFEQAVFRNLGTTEMNDQMQGVKYLQSLPYVDSEKLGIHGWSFGGFMTTSFMLRYPDVFKVGVAGGPVIDWSMYEIMYGERYMDSPQENPQGYAASNLLDKVQNLKGKLLMIHGAQDDVVVWQHSMKFIKSAVDNGVQLDYFVYPGHPHNVVGKDRVHLMQKVTDYFDQNLKK; this is encoded by the coding sequence ATGAAATTACATAAATTATCTTTCTTATTGGTCGTATTGGGCGGAACTGTTTTTGCCCAAACTCAAAAATATACGATGGCAGAAGCTGTAAACGGAATGCGTAGCAATCTGGCGGTGAAAAATATCTCACAGTTTTCTTGGTCGGCTGATAGTAAATCTTACATTCAGGCAGTTAAAGGAGGCTATTTGTTAACTGATTTGAAGACCAATAAGCAAGACACACTGATTTCTTTGAGCCAACTCAATAAAAATTTTACAGACAGAAAACTGAAAGGTCTTCCGCCATTGAAATTTATTAGTAATTCTAATGCTTATTTCGCAGCCAATGATCAAATGTACTGGATTGAAAAATCCGGAAATGATTGGAAGGTAAAGCGCACGGCAGTATTGGGGGGCAATCCTTCAAACGTGAAGACCTTGGCTGATAATCAGACTTTGGTTTATACTAAGGGGAATAATTTATTCATTAATAAAAACGGAAAAGAAGTTGCAGTAACCAATGATACTAACGAGAACATTCTCAACGGATCTTCCAATGTTCATAGAAACGAATTTGGTATCGATAGCGGAATTTTTCCATCACCAAACTCAGAAAATGTAGCTTTTTACAGAATGAATCAGACAATGGTAGCTGATTATCCTGTTGTTGATTGGTCTGTAACTCCAGCTGTGAATACAAATATTAAATATCCGATGGCAGGGAAAACTTCCCACGAAGTAACTTTAGGTGTCTATAATATTAAAAATGAATCAACCACTTTCTTAAAAATTGAAGGTGAAAAAGATCAATATTTAACTGCAATTACCTGGAGCCCGGATTCTAAATTTATTTTTGTCGGGGTTTTAAACAGAGGTCAGAATCATTTAAAAATGAATCAATATGATGCTTCTACGGGAACACTGGTGAAAACTTTGTTTGAAGAAACCAATGATAAATATGTGGAGCCGCAACATCCTTTATTATTCTTCCCAAATTCCAACACAGATTTTATCTGGCAAAGTCAGAGAACGGGTTACAATCATTTATTCCATTATAGTTTAGAGAAAGGTTTGATTGCTCAGATCACGAAGGGAGATTGGCTGGTAACCGATATTTTAGGATTTAATGAAAAGAAAAAAGAAATCTATTACGTCTCTACTCAGGAAAATCCTACAGAAAGACATTTGTACAGAATCAACTGGGCGACTTTCAAGACACAGAAATTAGACAATGCAGAAGGAATGCACGCAGCAATTTTGAGCAGCGACGGAAATCATTTGTATGATTCTTACAGCAATTCAAATACGCCAAGAGTTGCCAATATCATCAACACAACAACTTTAAAATCGACAAATCTTCTGACATCAGAAAATCCCCTGAAAAATTATCAGCGTCCGGAGATTAAAAATATCAACTTAAAAGCTGATGACGGAACTTTATTGTACGGGAAAATCATTCTTCCGACCAACTTTGATCCTAATAAAAAATATCCTGCAATTGTTTATCTGTACAATGGTCCCCATTTGCAATTGGTAACCAACAGTTTTCCGGCTTCCGGAAATCTATGGTACGAATATATGGCACAAAACGGATACATCATCTTCACGATGGACGGCAGAGGATCTTCCAACCGAGGGATGAAATTTGAACAGGCTGTTTTCAGAAATCTGGGAACAACGGAAATGAACGACCAAATGCAGGGAGTGAAATATTTGCAGTCTCTTCCGTATGTAGATTCTGAGAAATTGGGCATCCATGGATGGAGTTTTGGTGGTTTTATGACGACCAGTTTCATGCTTCGTTATCCGGATGTTTTCAAAGTAGGAGTTGCCGGTGGTCCTGTGATCGATTGGAGTATGTACGAAATCATGTATGGAGAAAGATATATGGATTCTCCGCAGGAAAATCCGCAAGGGTATGCGGCTTCAAATCTTTTGGATAAAGTACAGAACTTAAAAGGAAAATTACTGATGATTCATGGTGCTCAGGATGATGTTGTAGTTTGGCAACATTCGATGAAATTCATCAAATCTGCGGTTGATAACGGCGTGCAATTAGATTACTTTGTCTATCCGGGACATCCTCATAATGTTGTGGGAAAAGACCGAGTGCATCTGATGCAGAAAGTGACAGATTATTTTGATCAGAATTTGAAGAAGTAG
- a CDS encoding YceI family protein, whose protein sequence is MATKWNLDPTHSEITFKVKHMMISNIKGNFTNFTAEIESEDDTFKNAKTTATIQTDSISTHNTDRDNHLKSAEFFNIEANPTITFESDALNDSVTGNLTVNGITKPITLDVDFGGINVDPWGNTKAGFSFEGKINRKDFGLNWNAALEAGGVMVSEEVKIAGELQFVKQA, encoded by the coding sequence ATGGCTACAAAATGGAATTTAGACCCAACGCATAGTGAAATTACTTTTAAAGTAAAACACATGATGATTTCTAATATTAAAGGTAACTTCACCAATTTCACCGCAGAAATTGAATCTGAAGACGATACTTTTAAAAATGCTAAAACAACAGCAACGATACAAACAGATTCTATCTCAACACACAATACAGACCGAGATAATCACCTGAAATCAGCAGAATTCTTCAATATTGAAGCAAACCCAACCATCACTTTCGAATCTGATGCGCTTAACGATTCGGTTACAGGAAATCTTACGGTAAACGGTATTACAAAACCAATAACTTTGGATGTAGATTTCGGAGGAATCAATGTAGATCCTTGGGGAAATACAAAAGCAGGTTTTTCTTTTGAAGGAAAAATCAACAGAAAAGATTTTGGTCTCAACTGGAACGCTGCTCTTGAAGCTGGTGGCGTAATGGTGAGTGAAGAAGTGAAAATCGCTGGTGAATTGCAATTTGTGAAGCAAGCATAG
- a CDS encoding carboxypeptidase-like regulatory domain-containing protein: MKKTVLFLLVILPFYLSIAQTVKGKVVNDIDKPIANVNIYLDGTKTGTVSSADGSFSLDIPSVSNNSVVFQKDDYETFTINSSEVLNKKLKVVLIKAKEIEEVRIIPYTETAYKNYINFFLDTFIGYDKKNVRIKNQRSLKFSYDKENKKLRVKAPQTLIIENKNLGYTIDYNLIEFSADFENNTTLFLGTSFFKETKTTDKVKLNRMNAYDGSQVHFFRSVYEKKVADEGFVVNQITKFPNSKYPTEEELQRLKDFAAMLKSKKTMTVPEDILDIGNRKRNEPPYKIAITKTQIPETDYTKKNGEHVFLDYNFAMQVNFKRFSYELTKGQFVKSNLPIIQTSFIHPENDTFEIYPDGNTSNPDKLFVQGEFTKDKIEKLLPLDYQLGD, from the coding sequence ATGAAAAAAACAGTATTATTCTTATTGGTTATTTTACCATTTTACCTTTCGATTGCCCAGACAGTCAAAGGAAAAGTAGTGAATGATATAGACAAACCCATCGCAAACGTAAACATCTATCTTGATGGTACGAAAACAGGAACTGTATCTTCGGCAGATGGTAGTTTTAGTCTGGATATTCCATCAGTCAGTAATAACAGCGTAGTTTTTCAAAAAGATGATTATGAAACTTTCACCATTAACAGTTCGGAAGTTTTAAATAAAAAATTGAAGGTTGTCTTGATTAAGGCAAAAGAAATTGAAGAAGTAAGAATTATTCCGTATACTGAAACTGCTTATAAAAATTACATTAATTTTTTCTTGGATACTTTTATTGGTTATGATAAAAAAAATGTAAGAATAAAAAATCAACGTTCGCTCAAGTTTTCTTATGATAAAGAAAACAAAAAATTGAGAGTGAAAGCACCACAAACTTTAATTATAGAAAACAAAAATTTAGGCTACACTATCGATTATAATCTTATTGAGTTCTCAGCAGATTTTGAAAACAATACCACATTATTTTTAGGAACAAGTTTTTTTAAGGAAACTAAAACTACAGATAAAGTAAAACTTAACAGAATGAATGCTTATGACGGAAGCCAAGTTCATTTTTTCAGAAGCGTTTATGAAAAAAAGGTTGCAGATGAAGGATTTGTTGTAAATCAAATCACCAAATTTCCAAACTCAAAATATCCTACAGAAGAAGAATTACAGCGATTGAAAGATTTTGCAGCGATGTTGAAATCTAAAAAAACAATGACTGTTCCGGAAGATATCTTAGATATTGGAAACAGAAAACGAAATGAGCCACCTTATAAAATTGCCATTACAAAAACTCAAATTCCTGAGACAGATTATACTAAAAAAAATGGTGAACATGTTTTCCTTGATTATAATTTTGCTATGCAAGTCAATTTTAAAAGATTCTCGTATGAATTGACAAAAGGGCAGTTTGTCAAAAGTAATTTGCCTATAATTCAGACTTCATTTATTCATCCGGAAAATGATACTTTTGAAATTTATCCTGATGGAAACACTTCAAATCCCGATAAACTATTCGTTCAAGGAGAATTTACTAAAGATAAAATCGAAAAACTTTTACCCTTAGATTATCAGTTGGGAGATTAA
- a CDS encoding S8/S53 family peptidase, producing MKKCVFLLLTFFALSSCNNDDLQTSAVESEIVQTDPLTARQINDKINETTKTKGRFSWNESSSHFLWSGIFQGNKIASIGFGNSKDDFDRSKSSNNEAIQNEILEVIEKYEGKKDRILLASDEYLNQIDVYIEKQETVIALRKLKSIRYFEPADYRYFENENKLSGAAAKSSSSSGCGLESTALSSVDYTTVSPNAKAPWSFAKHNITSAWNYSTGAGITIGLIDSGVSFNQGLLSGSFNNGLSSGRTISKNGVYVDSIWPWSSGYDGADDKCGHGTSMASAMAAPRNNMGQPVGVAYNANLISYRAASNVVLDGYHEQEGVKKAFTVLGNNTSVKIISMSMGHIFSVGKIEDGVKYAYSKGKLIFCAGGTSTSFTTFVGVIFPAWMPETQAITGVKENTSNQKCDVCHSGSEIDFTYQMERSSGNNIPVLSYYNAQTDYVGGSSVATASTAGIAALVWSKNPSWTRDQVLNKMRQSATYYPTKNADYGYGNINVLQAVQ from the coding sequence ATGAAAAAATGTGTATTCTTATTACTCACTTTCTTCGCTTTGAGTTCATGTAATAATGACGATTTGCAAACATCAGCGGTAGAAAGTGAAATCGTGCAGACTGATCCTCTTACTGCGAGACAAATTAATGATAAAATCAACGAAACTACCAAGACCAAAGGAAGATTTTCCTGGAACGAATCTTCATCTCATTTCTTATGGAGCGGAATTTTTCAAGGCAATAAAATTGCTTCAATCGGTTTTGGAAATTCTAAAGATGATTTTGACCGAAGTAAATCTTCCAACAACGAAGCTATTCAAAACGAAATTTTAGAAGTAATCGAAAAATATGAAGGAAAAAAAGACCGAATTCTATTGGCTTCCGATGAATATCTTAATCAAATTGATGTTTATATTGAGAAACAGGAAACGGTAATTGCTCTTCGAAAGCTAAAGTCAATCCGTTATTTTGAACCGGCAGATTATCGTTATTTTGAAAATGAAAATAAATTAAGTGGTGCAGCGGCAAAATCAAGCAGTTCATCAGGTTGCGGATTAGAATCAACAGCTTTAAGTTCTGTAGATTATACAACAGTTTCGCCTAATGCAAAAGCGCCGTGGTCATTCGCAAAACATAATATTACAAGTGCTTGGAATTACAGTACGGGAGCCGGAATTACCATTGGATTGATTGATTCAGGAGTTTCTTTCAATCAAGGTTTATTGAGTGGTAGTTTTAATAATGGTTTATCTTCTGGAAGAACAATCAGTAAAAACGGTGTTTATGTAGATTCTATTTGGCCTTGGAGTTCGGGTTACGACGGTGCAGATGACAAATGTGGCCATGGAACAAGTATGGCTTCAGCGATGGCAGCACCGAGAAATAATATGGGACAACCAGTTGGTGTGGCATATAATGCTAATTTAATATCTTACAGAGCGGCTTCCAATGTAGTTTTGGACGGTTATCATGAGCAGGAAGGTGTGAAGAAAGCGTTTACAGTTTTGGGGAACAATACATCGGTAAAAATTATCTCGATGTCTATGGGACACATTTTCTCAGTCGGCAAAATTGAAGACGGAGTAAAATACGCATATTCAAAAGGCAAATTGATTTTCTGCGCAGGTGGAACTTCTACAAGTTTCACAACCTTTGTTGGAGTAATTTTTCCTGCATGGATGCCGGAAACGCAAGCGATAACGGGAGTGAAAGAGAATACTTCTAATCAAAAGTGTGATGTCTGCCACTCAGGAAGTGAAATCGATTTTACATATCAGATGGAAAGATCTTCAGGAAATAATATTCCTGTTTTGAGTTATTATAATGCTCAGACAGATTATGTAGGTGGTTCATCTGTTGCTACAGCTTCTACAGCAGGAATTGCAGCTTTGGTCTGGTCAAAAAATCCATCATGGACGAGAGATCAGGTTTTAAATAAAATGAGACAGTCTGCAACTTATTACCCGACAAAAAATGCAGATTACGGCTACGGAAATATCAATGTTTTGCAGGCTGTGCAGTAA
- the hutH gene encoding histidine ammonia-lyase: protein MIYGVDVLSFHDVLEICKTPNKAQLNENSRAQILKSQDNVKKIVESDRCVYGINTGFGPLCDVKISADETAQLQYNLIISHAVGVGKPIDKEFSKIMMITKVHALSKGFSGVSLEVIERLILMLEKDIIPVVPEQGSVGASGDLAPLSHLVLPLLGLGQVWVGNEIFETAEILEKNNLEPLVLGPKEGLGLINGTQFILAHAIKGLEKFEYLLDLADMTAAMSLEAYRGSSSPFKKELHDIRPFEGSKKVAARMLKFLKNSDNLKSHEYCDRVQDPYSMRCVPQVHGASRNAFEHLKMLSEIELNSVTDNPIVLSAEESISGGNFHGQLLAMPLDYATLAAAELGNISDRRSYLLLEGKYGLPRLLTESSGLNSGFMIPQYTSAALVTENKTLCFPASADSIPTSLGQEDHVSMGSISGRKFNQVLGNLVNILAVELMFAAQGLEFRRPAKCSKIIEENHAIIRSKVEKLEDDRLIGKDILAIAELINDRRFVVNF, encoded by the coding sequence ATGATATACGGAGTAGACGTTTTGAGTTTCCATGATGTTTTGGAAATCTGTAAAACCCCAAATAAAGCACAATTAAATGAAAATTCAAGAGCGCAGATATTAAAATCTCAGGATAATGTAAAGAAAATAGTAGAGTCAGATCGTTGTGTTTATGGTATCAATACAGGATTCGGACCACTTTGCGATGTTAAAATTTCAGCTGACGAAACGGCGCAGCTTCAGTATAATTTAATCATTTCTCATGCTGTCGGTGTTGGGAAACCGATTGATAAAGAATTCTCGAAAATCATGATGATTACGAAAGTTCATGCATTATCAAAAGGCTTTTCGGGAGTTTCTCTGGAGGTTATTGAAAGATTGATCCTGATGCTTGAGAAAGACATTATTCCTGTCGTTCCTGAGCAGGGTTCTGTGGGAGCTTCGGGAGATTTGGCTCCGCTTTCACATTTGGTTTTACCGCTTTTAGGACTCGGACAGGTATGGGTCGGAAATGAAATTTTTGAAACCGCAGAAATTCTTGAAAAAAACAACCTTGAACCTTTGGTTTTAGGACCAAAAGAAGGTTTAGGATTGATCAACGGAACTCAGTTTATTTTAGCTCACGCTATCAAAGGTTTAGAAAAATTCGAATATCTTTTAGATCTTGCAGATATGACTGCGGCAATGAGTCTTGAAGCATACAGAGGTTCTTCAAGTCCTTTCAAAAAAGAACTTCACGACATCAGACCTTTTGAAGGAAGCAAAAAGGTAGCGGCAAGAATGCTTAAATTCTTGAAGAATTCTGATAATTTGAAGTCTCACGAATATTGCGACAGAGTACAAGATCCTTATTCAATGAGATGTGTTCCGCAAGTACATGGTGCCAGTAGAAATGCTTTTGAACATCTTAAAATGTTGTCGGAAATAGAACTAAATTCTGTAACCGATAATCCAATTGTATTAAGTGCTGAAGAATCTATTTCTGGAGGAAATTTCCACGGACAGTTGTTGGCGATGCCTTTAGATTATGCGACTTTGGCGGCTGCTGAATTGGGAAATATTTCAGACAGGAGAAGTTATTTACTGCTTGAAGGAAAATATGGTTTACCAAGATTATTAACGGAAAGTTCAGGTTTAAATTCAGGATTTATGATTCCTCAATATACTTCTGCGGCTTTGGTTACAGAGAATAAAACGCTTTGTTTTCCGGCTTCGGCAGATTCTATTCCTACAAGTTTGGGACAGGAAGATCACGTTTCTATGGGAAGTATTTCGGGGAGGAAATTTAATCAGGTTTTAGGAAATTTAGTCAATATTTTGGCGGTTGAGTTGATGTTTGCGGCGCAAGGTTTAGAATTCAGAAGACCAGCGAAATGCTCAAAAATTATTGAAGAAAACCATGCAATTATCCGTTCGAAAGTTGAAAAATTGGAAGACGACAGATTGATTGGAAAAGATATTCTGGCAATCGCTGAATTGATTAATGATAGAAGATTTGTTGTGAATTTTTAA
- the uvrC gene encoding excinuclease ABC subunit UvrC, whose translation MNPSLELQLKTLPSDPGVYRYYDKSENLLYVGKAKNLKKRVLSYFNKNLPGYRIKIMVGKIHRLETTIVNSEYDALLLENNLIKEHQPFYNVMLKDDKTYPWICIKNEDFPRIFLTRTKIKDGSEYYGPYAKVRPAKILLDTIKHIYKLRTCNLNLAPSKIHDGKYKVCLEYHIKNCEGPCEGLESKEEYDEKIDAIRGIIKGDFQTAKKYLVNQMMKYAENLQFENAQTIKERLDILEDYQVKHTVVNPNIDDVDVFGMTSDETAAYVNYFKIRNGNIIQSFTTEIKKIIEESDEDILEEALIEIRQKFNSDSKEVLIPFHLTVEIPNVKLIVPKMGDKKRIVELSEKNAKEYRIEKLKQVQIVDPERHSNRIMAEMQKLLRMPVEPRHIEGFDNSNIQGTNPVSACVVFKDGKPSKADYRIFHPKTVIGPDDYATMEEVIFRRYKRMLDEGEDLPQLILIDGGKGQLSSAIKSLKLLGLYGKITIVGIAKRLEEIFFPEDPIPLYLDKRSETLKILQRVRDEAHRFGVRHHRTRRTNSTIKSELELIPGIGDRTVEMLLSKLKSVKRVKEANLETLEEILGKSKGRIVYEFFNNNSI comes from the coding sequence ATGAATCCTTCTTTAGAATTACAGCTCAAAACTTTGCCTTCTGATCCCGGTGTTTATCGTTACTACGATAAAAGCGAGAACTTATTGTATGTGGGAAAGGCGAAAAATCTAAAGAAAAGAGTTCTATCTTACTTCAATAAAAATCTTCCCGGATACAGAATAAAAATCATGGTTGGTAAAATCCATCGTTTGGAAACCACCATTGTTAACAGCGAATACGATGCACTTTTGCTGGAAAATAATCTGATTAAAGAACATCAACCGTTTTACAATGTGATGCTTAAGGATGATAAAACTTATCCTTGGATCTGCATTAAAAATGAAGATTTTCCTCGAATTTTTCTTACACGAACAAAGATTAAAGACGGTTCGGAATATTATGGTCCATATGCGAAAGTGCGTCCGGCAAAGATTCTTTTAGACACCATTAAACATATTTATAAACTGAGAACCTGTAATCTCAATCTTGCGCCAAGTAAAATACATGACGGTAAATACAAAGTTTGTCTTGAATATCACATCAAAAACTGTGAAGGACCTTGTGAAGGACTAGAAAGCAAAGAGGAATATGATGAAAAAATCGATGCAATAAGAGGAATTATTAAAGGTGATTTCCAAACCGCAAAGAAATATCTGGTGAATCAGATGATGAAATATGCGGAAAATCTTCAGTTTGAAAATGCGCAAACCATCAAAGAACGACTGGATATTCTGGAAGATTACCAAGTAAAACATACAGTAGTAAACCCGAATATTGATGATGTAGATGTTTTCGGGATGACAAGTGATGAAACGGCAGCTTACGTCAATTATTTTAAAATAAGAAACGGAAACATCATCCAAAGTTTCACTACAGAAATCAAAAAAATAATCGAAGAAAGTGATGAAGATATTTTGGAAGAAGCATTAATCGAAATCCGCCAAAAATTCAATTCAGATTCGAAAGAAGTTTTGATTCCTTTTCATCTCACTGTAGAAATTCCTAATGTGAAACTAATCGTTCCGAAAATGGGCGACAAAAAACGCATCGTAGAACTTTCCGAAAAAAATGCAAAGGAATACAGAATTGAAAAGCTGAAACAAGTGCAAATCGTCGATCCCGAGAGACATTCCAACAGAATTATGGCTGAGATGCAGAAACTCCTCAGAATGCCTGTAGAGCCTCGCCATATTGAAGGATTTGATAATTCAAATATTCAGGGAACCAATCCTGTTTCAGCATGTGTAGTTTTTAAAGACGGGAAGCCAAGCAAAGCCGACTACAGAATTTTTCATCCTAAAACCGTCATAGGTCCCGATGATTATGCAACTATGGAAGAAGTTATCTTCCGCAGATACAAAAGAATGCTTGATGAAGGTGAAGATCTTCCGCAACTGATTTTGATTGATGGAGGAAAAGGACAATTATCATCTGCCATAAAAAGTCTGAAACTACTCGGTCTATACGGAAAAATCACCATAGTTGGTATTGCGAAAAGGCTGGAAGAGATTTTCTTTCCCGAAGATCCTATTCCTCTATATCTCGATAAAAGATCTGAAACACTTAAAATTTTACAGAGAGTACGTGATGAAGCCCACCGTTTTGGAGTAAGACATCACCGTACAAGAAGAACAAACTCTACGATAAAATCTGAACTGGAATTAATTCCGGGGATTGGTGACAGAACAGTAGAAATGCTTTTATCTAAATTAAAATCAGTAAAGCGGGTAAAAGAAGCCAATCTGGAGACTTTAGAAGAAATTTTAGGAAAAAGTAAGGGAAGAATAGTTTACGAATTTTTTAATAATAATTCGATATAA